The window GGTGGAGCCGCGCGCTCACTGACGGTGACCGTGCCGCTTCCCTCGACCTCCTCGTTGTCGAAGGTGATGGCAGTCACGGATGTCTCACCGCCGCTGAACCCAACGTTCACCCCCGGTGTGTTCGGGTCGGTGTCTTCGATGGGGGCACTCGACTCCCCGTCGACCGTCTCGACGGCGAAGTCGACTTCAGCTACCCCACCGCTCGTCCACTCGTGATCGGAAGACTGTTCGCCCGTCTCCACGGTGAACTGGCGCTGCTCGTCCTCATCAATCGCTGATGCCTGCACTTTGAACCGGTACTGGCCGGTACTCGTCGTCACATCGGTTGCGACGACGTCGCCACGGTACGTCGCTGTGACCGTGACGCCGCTGACAGCGGTCCCTTCCGCATCAGTCACTTGGCCGTAGACGACTTGAGGCGGCTTTGGCTGTGCGCTACCACCGGAGAGGCCGACCGCACCGCCACCGATGGCGCCAAGTACGACGACGGCAGCAACGACGGCTGCGAGACCGGCGCTGCGAAGTCGCCGTGCGGAGCCTGAACGGTCCGTCGGCGTCGTCGGGTGATGCGGTGTGTTATGTGACATTGTGTGGAAGGGATGTGTTAGGCCTCGTTGTATACGCCACCACGCATCGGTGCTTCCGTGTACGTCTGATCAGACGTGACGAAGACGAAGTATGCCTCGCCGCGTTCGAGCTGATCAAACTCGTCAGCGCGGTATGACTCGTAGCTGAAGCCGTCGCTCGATTCGTCCTGTCTGAGCACCCGGAAGACGACATCCTCGAAGCTCCCGTCCTGATCGGCAGTTACCGAGGAGAGCGCTGTTTCGACCGTTTGATGATCTTCCTGGAAGTGCCCGACGAGATTGTACCCCTCGGTGAGGTCGACGCTGTTAGGTGCGTCCGCACCAGCGGGCACGTTGTTGACGTTGATTGGCACTGAGGCGTCCGCAGTCATCCGGACGATGTAACCCTCACCACCCTCGAGTTGGCTGAAGGAGTTATCCGGTGCACCGGGGACGTAGACGTCGAACTCGTTGTCAGCAGCATCGTAGCGGCTGATGGATTCGATGCTCTCGGTCGGAAGTGCCTCGATATTCAGGCCACCACTGGCTGCAGGCACCGACACGAAGTTGACGCCTTCCTCAAGTTCGAGGACGTCAGTGTGGATGGTCGTTGCACCCTCACTCTCACCGGCTGTGCCGGCGAGGTCGGTGTAGCTGTCACCGGCAATCGTCACGTCAGGCGTGTCGCCGGTTCGAAGCTCACCTTCGAGTACAATCTCAAGCGCGCCGAAGGAGCCAGCATTCTGCACAGCGACGATATCGCCGTTGAAGCCCTCGACTGAGACGTCGTCCGGAGACACTTCACTTGCCTGTATCGGCTCGCTGAACAGTACTCGCACGCGCGGTGTATTCCGAGTATCGTCAAGCTGGGCCGCACTGGAGACGCCAAGCAGGACAGCATCGGTCGGTGCTGGCGCTTCCGTATCAACGACAGCGGTCGCAGTCTGGTCAGCCTCACCGACTAACGCACTCGCGGTGTAGGAGCTATCTTCCGGTGCTTCAACCGTCGCGGTGTAGACACCTGCCGACTGTTCCGTGAAGCTATCAGGCGAGATACTCTCGGTGAAGCGGTCTTCCAGCTCGAAGCCTTCGACCGCGGTGAATTCACGGTTCGTCTCGGCAACCGAGACTGGGCCACCGAGGGTGTCGGCAATCGGCTGGTCACTCACCACGGTCACGGTGAGGGTAGTGTCGTCTGCGCTGAGACGCAGGTCCGGTACGTCACCGACCCCTTCCAGTACAAATGGAGCGTTGAGACGCTCATTGCCTGCAAGGTCTGAGACGCCAGCAGCCAAGCTGACCGTGTCGGTACCGGTATCAGCCGGCGAAACGGGCGAATCAAGCGTAAGCCGGAACTCAGTTGCGGAGAGTTCCTCAGCGCCGGTGACCGTGGTCGCGTCTCCACCACTCTCGTCGGTATACGTGAACGTCGATGCCGTTGTCTCCTCGACACCGAGCGGCTCACTGGTTTCGACGACAATGCTCGTCTCCCCGACCGCCGCGGTCGCAGAGATGACTGATGGACCAGTCGTGTCGTCGATCGTGACGGATCCAGTCACGGGATTGCCTGCCGCGTCGGTCGCGCTGCTCTCCACGGTAAGCTGTTCCAGGTCCTCAGGTGGAACCGCCTGACTGAGCGTGACGGGATACACAACTTCGTCTTCGTCGTCGGAGTCAGTGTCGATTATTATCGGGTCGGCCACTGAATCGACTGTGTACTCCTCGCCGGAGACCGAGATGACCTCAGTAGAGGCGGTTTCGAGCAGTTCGCTCGTCGTGAGTTGGACGACGGACGTCCCGGCGTCAACTTCTGCATTGAGCAGTTCCGGCGCGACCGTGTCCTTCTCGATCACCGCGTCGTCGGATGCAGATTGGCTCGAGGCGTCGGTCACTGTCGCGGTGACAGTGAGTTCACCATCAGCCAGCTCGGAGAGATCAAGCTCGGTGAAGCTAACCTCCCCGGTCACGTCGGTCTGCTCTCTCGTGACCATTGTCTCACCGTCCGTGACAGTCAATTCGACATCGCCAACCGTGTCGCCGATGTCGACCGTCACTGGCCCGTAGCTCTCGACGTTCTCAGCATTAACGGGGCCATCTGCGGTTAGTGTCGGCTCGCTGGGCGCCGAGGTGTCCGCGAGCGCGATCGTTGCACCGCTTGGAACTGGACGCGCGTTCTCGCCGTCAGTGTCTACGACTTGCTCAGCCCGCACGCTGATCAGGTCGTTACTGAGGTCCTCGCTGTCGACAGCCGCATCCAGTGTGAGCTGAACGGTGTCAGGAGCGATTCGCTCAACGCCTGTGATACTGCTCGCGGGACCAGCGTTATCCTGATACGCGAAGTCGCTGCGATCAAGCGCTTCGTCGCCGTCGCCTGCGACAACGGCTTCGGTGAACGTCACCGTCACAGTGTCACTGCCGACATTGGCGTTGACGGCCTCGAAGCCGGGCGCCTCGGCGTTCACATCAACTCCCGCCGGAGTCTGGTCGACGATCGGATCAGCATCGGTGTCGAGGTTCGTGTTGCCGTTCTCGTCGGTAGCAGTGACGAACACCTGATAGTCACTGTTGTCCTCAATCACCTCAAGCGTCGACAGATCGACGGAAACGGTCTGATCCGTGTTGCCGTTATCGATGTCTTTCGTCACCTGCGAGAAGTCCGCGTTCTCGAAGTCACCGGCCGCGAACGCAGGAACGGTATCCTCGGCGACGACATGGATAGTGACGCTCGCTGCGTTCGTCACATCTTGGTAGGTGTAGGAGACATCTACCTCGGCATCCGTGCCGACGTCGCTGTCCGGATCAACATTCACGTTGAAGACTTCTGGTGGCTCATCATCGACGACGACGTGCGGTTCGGCGGTCGTCCCCGAGACCGTCTCCCCGTTGTCGTCTGTCACCTCAACCGAGACGGTGTACGCACCATCGGCAAGCGTCTCGTCATTCTTGTCGAGGTCAAGCGCGAGACTCTTCGTCGTACCGTCGCCCGCGTATTGTGAGCTATCGACCGCGTACGTGTATGACGCATCACCGTCAGCCTGAGTCAGCGTCACCGTGACATCTTGGACGCTATCTCCGCTTTCCGTGTATCGATAGCTCACGTCGAGTACGTCCGTCGAGTCAACGAGTGTGCGCTCGCTCGGCGTCAGTACCTCAACGTTTGGTGCTGCTTCATCAACGACTACCGACTGGTCGATTGCCTGCAACGCATTACCCGCAAGGTCGGTTACCTCAGGACCGTCAGCAAGCGCCACCTCAACCGACCCCGTCGAGATGTCTGCGTCGCGGGCGACGGTGAGTGTGAACGCTTTGTCGTACGGTGAGTCACCGGTGGACACACTCTCGGGCGTCACGCCCCCGACCTCAAAGTCAGTGGTGTTAAGCGTGCTGTCGTCAACGGGTTCATCCACGGTCACGTCAACCGTGTCAATAGAGCCGTCGTCGTTGTTATCACGCAGTACCGCTTCGGTCACGCTTGGCGACCCCTCGCTATCGCTCCGACTCGTATCGCCAATTGTGACGTTCGTCACGGTGTTAGCGTCGTAGACGGCTTCAAGTTGCGCTGTTGACTGGTCTTCACCGTTGATGCCGGTGAAGCCATCCGAGCCTGTCGCATCGAATGTAAGGAAGCTCTCGGATGCGGCTCCTGTTACCGTATTCGACTCAACGGTCACGTCCGAAATCTCATCGGCGTTTTCGTAGAGGAAGATACCCTGTTCGAAGCCCGTGATATCGTTATCACGCAGGGTTGCTCCAGTCGTGTCACCTGCATTATTCGACACCAGGATCCCCTGCCCAGCGGCATTACCGTCGAATGTATTGTCGACGACAAGAGCATCCGTCGTGGAACTCAGAAGGATTCCTTGTGGAGTGGTCTCCCCAGTCACCTCACGCTGGACAAAGTCATTCCCTCGAATCTCGACGTTCGCCGCGTCACCAACACGCAAACCGTAGTTGCTTGTTGGCGAAATCGAGATGACATTGTCCGTCAGCGTGAAGCCATCTCCTTTCGTGTAAATAGTGGTACCATCCTCAAGATCGATGTCAAACCCAATGATACTCGTCCCGTCGCTGGGTCCGATTCCTGACTGGGTTACATCAATCTCTGGACGGTCACCCTCGGCTGCCCGAATTGTCACGTCGGATTCAGGGACGGTGAATGCGTCGTACGTACCGTCATACCCTTCGACGACAACAGTGTCGTCAGTCCCGACGTCTTCACTGTCGAGTGCACCTTGAATGGTATCAAAACCAGTGTTGCCGGCTGCATCTACCACATACGTGTTTCCTGCACTTTGCCCCACCGCTGCTCCAGCAAACGTGATGCTCGCCCCGAAGACAGAGACGACCATCAGTGCCGCTAGAAGCAGGGCACGTAATTTGTCTGGTGTTGAGTTATCTCTCATCATTCCCCCGAATGATTGCATGACAACCCTCGAGACGTCAAGCATCGTCCCATGATAAGGATTGTCACTCTCTGATAACGCCCCCCTTAACTTAATTACTGCTATATTGAGCAATGACCCTACCGATAATTTGCAAACGGTAAGCCAAAAATTGGATACATATATATTTTAAACTGCAAATAGAAAAGCTATACATATATTTGATATTGGCAGCCATTGAGGAGGAGAATACTGAAATTTTATTCAGCCGGTGGTACGCAAGTGGTTTTCCCACCGACTCATCCACTGATTGGCTGGGGCCCTAACCGACATACCATCTCAGTAAGGACAGCTAGTATGAACTGCAAGCAGTGTCCCATCAGTCGATGCTAATGATCGTAAGTGTCACATGTCTGTGATGTCGATGGGGTATTTCATTCATAGGTATCATGCCGCCAAACCCCATAGCACAAATATCTGGGGTGACAAAATATATGTGCTCCCTGAGCATAGCGTAGTGTATGTCAGACACCCCATCATCCTCCGATGGTCCCGACGAGTTCCCCACCGAAGAAGAGCTCTCAGAAGACCCAGTGACCGTGGATGATATTGACCCATTCAACACTGCTGACGACGATTTTGAGAGCATTGATGACTTCGCCGCCGCAGAGTGGAAAAGCGAGACCACTACCGACGAGCGAATTCGCACGGTAATCGATAGAACAACTACTCCGAAATCGGCGTCCGACATCGCAGAGACAGCTCTCGTCTCAGAAACAAAAGCCAGAACCACACTCAACAAGCTTGCTGATGAAGGGATCGTCAAAACACAGCAGACCGACTCTGGAAAACTGTATACCCGAGACCCAGAATGGCACCTTCTCAAGCAAATCAGGCAACTCGCCAGCAGCGAAACACTCGTCGATCAGATTCAGCGAGTAAAACAAGAAATCGCAGGGTACAAAGACAAATATGACGCAACTGATCCAGAGGAACTCCTCGTTTCAGACAAAGAACTCGACCAGAATGAGCTCAGCGATGTCTCTCACTGGCGGACAGCAGAACGAGAACTCAGTCACCTCAGAGCAGCATACCGTCTCAAAGAGGCAAAAGATCAGGCGTCCATCGTAACTGACCCGGCAGACAAGCAAACAGAGAAGCAGGCAACGAACTCCACCGGCAATCGGTCCCCACGCCAGTAATGGGGATGGGGAATGGCTCTCTCATTGATTCGGACGCGATTGATGAGGGCGTGAATCAGATGCGGCGACAACTCGGCAACGGAATCGTCGACGTCAAATTCCAGTATCAGAACGGTCACTCATTCACACAGCGGAACGGAGACGATATCAGAGCGGCACGAGTCACAGTCGCTCCCGGAATTCACGGACAAGGTGGGTATTTCGATATTCAATGGTGGGAGAATGAGGACTACAAATACCACTATCGAGAGAAGGAACTGGAATTTAGATTCGGGCGCGAAGCAACGAATGAAGCCACCGATAAGCCGGTACGCCACTTTCATCCACCCAATACTCGCAACGCACACAAGCAATCCTGTATCGGGGTTGACTACCCACCGGCACTTGTCACAATTGCTGTACTGAAGACGTGGTGGACAGCGGTTGAGAATGGTAATCGGGACTTGGTGAATGCGCAGGATGGCTTGCCGTGACATCCTCCTCGCCGTAAACAACGAGGTTTCCGACGCATGGTGAATGCCAGTCAGTCGTCGCTGGCAGAGGGTTCCGACTCTTTGGGCGTCATCTGCGCTGGTATGCTCTGCTCACACTGAGTCGTGACGGTGTCACAACCGCTCCCATCCCGAGGCGAGTCATCGCATTCCGCCTTGTCAAGCGGGACGCTCTCTCCCCACGGGTCAATCCGTCATGCGATATTCGCGGAAGCGGTGATGTCGGCCTGAACCAAATCTTCAGACTCGGTTTTTACCCACATTTCCCGGTTTCAGAAATGTAGAGCGATTTCATCCGTGATAGTTGGTAAATGGGACTACATTTACACTGCTGTACTACTGGTACTACTCCATAATGAAACGGAGGACGTTCGCATCTGCCGCATTACCCGTAATCCTAGGTCTGAGTGGATGCAACTCCCTGAGAGACGGGCAAGTTCAGGGAGAAAGTAACACAGAGACTGAGATGAAGACAACTGACTCTAAGACTGCAGAACCCACCAACAGTGATCAAGATACTGAAAGCGAGGGGAGTGACCGGGCTACGGTCGGAGTAGATCTGAATGCGCCTGAGAACTATCCGAAAGGCGGCCCCGGAGTCGTCGGTGTCACTACCACGGGACGTACCCAGACCGAATATAGCTATACGGTTCTGTTCGGTGATGAAACTCTTGACACGATTTCTGGCCAAATTGACGAGGGAGATATCTATGATGAACGCTATAGCGTCGAGTTTGATCAGGAGGATTCGGTCGAACTCCGTGTAGAAGGTGACCCGTCGGTGATACAAGAAAAATCTCGTACGATTTCACTTGTTGAGCCACGTCACGAATGGAACCAATACGGTGGAACGGTGAAAAACACGTTTAGCAATCTTCGAAGCTGGGGCCCTCATCTCGAGGCGACACACCAGTGGACGTCTGAAGAGAGTACCTACGGCCAGCCCGTGGTTTGCGAGAACAAGTTGTATGTCTGTAGTACTGACGAGGGCAGTAGCTTGGCATGTCTTTCTCTGGACACTGGAGACAAACGATGGGAGGTTGAGACCGACGGCGTGTTCGAGGGAGCCACAATTAATGATGGAATCATCTACCTCACCGAGATAAACGCCGGGGCGAAAACACGAGCTGTTACCACTGATGGCGACGACGTTTGGGAGTTCGAACACGACACGTACTCGAATGAGCAACGTTCAGGGAACCATACCCCGCAGTCGGCGTTGACGTATCATGTTCCAGTCGTCACCGGTGACACGGTGTTTGTGCACTCTCCTGAAGAGGGAGTATTTGCGTTGCACAAACGCGACGGGAGTGTCATTTGGAACACGAGCGACGTCAGGTCGATCTGTTCATTATCTGCCGATAGTGAGCGAATCTACGGCGCGGGACCGCTGACAGGCGACAAAAGCCAAACGTCTGGGCAGGAACAATGGATTTGGAGCATACATCAGGAGACTGGAGACGTGGCTTGGACCGCTCGCACGAATGTAACAACGAATCCCGACCGATATGTTGGCCCTGATGACGAACAATACGACCCCGCATTTCGATTTACACCGCCGAGTATTCACGACGGAAGCGTGCATATTGGAACGTCCCACCGAGTAACAGCACGTGGACGGGAAGGTGGCCCGATCGATGATGGAAACAATAACCATTTATTTAAAATAGATGCGGAATCTGGGGAGATAGAATACAAAACAGAAGTAAGCCACTACGTCCCCCCACCTGGTCCTGGCATCATTAGAGTTGGCGTATCTGCGCCGCTTAGTACATTTCTTGACTTCGTTCTGTGTAAGCCATTTTACAGCGATAGATGGTATTGGATGTCTCCTGAAGGCGTAAAGACGCGCTTTATTTCTGATGTGCTCTACAACGCTGACTTGGCTGTTCCACGTAACGTTGCTCCGGTGTCGATGGCAAACGGGGTATACTTTCTTAGCTTAGACAACAATCTGGTACAGATTGATAATGTGGGTGAGCCTCACGAAATCGTAGAGGATGTAGATCGTTTCGCTGACGGACTGATCATAGGTGACTCCAAAATTGTCGTCAGCGGCAGTGCAGGAATCCGCGTCCATGCACAGGATGCAGACTGAGGCACCGACTGCGTAATCTTGACACAGTGGGGGTGAGCTATCTCTGGTAACGATGCTCGACCGGACCGTACAGATGTACAATCCAACCCATCGCTTTGACACGTCAGCAGAGACAGCTCTACCCGACGATCCCACTGTCGCCTGGTCTCACGAATTTCAAGGCCCCGTGCGAGAGGTGGCTGTCTGGAACGAGTCAGTGTATATCGCCGCCGGAGACGGTATCGTAACGACTGACAAGCATGGCAATTTACAGTGGGCCTTCGAGAGTTATTGGTCGGTGCGGTCGTCGCCGGCGGTGGTGGATGGCACTGTCTACGTTGGGATTGAGGATGTCTACGCGCTGGATGCAGCTACTGGACTCAAGCAGTGGGCCTTCCAGGAGACTGATAAATGGGTCCCCTCGTCGCCGGCAGTGGTAGCTGGCACTGTCTTCATCGGGGATGGCAATGGGACTATTTACGCGGTAGATGGCAATACCGGCACTCAACAGTGGGCCGTCCAGACAGATGGCACGGTGCGGTCGTCACCGGCGGTGGTGGATGGGTCCGTCTATGTCGGGAGTAACGACGGGACCGTGTATGCGCTCGATGCAGCGACTGGACGCGAGGAGTGGACGTTCCGGACTGACGGCTCGGTGTACTCGTCGCCGTCGGTGGTGGGTGGCACCGTCTATGTCGGGAGTAATGACGAGACCGTTTACGCGCTGGATGCAGCCACTGGACGCGAGCAATGGGCGTTCAAGACCGATGACTGGGTAACCTCGTCGCCGGCAGTGGTGGACGGGATCGTCTATGTTGGGAGTAACGATGGAACCGTCTACGCGCTCGATGCAGCGACTGGACGCGAGCAATGGGCCTTCCACGCTGATAGGCAGGTGAGCTTGTCACCAGCGGTAGTGAGTGACACCGTCTACGTCGGGATTGACGACGTCCACGCGGTAGATGCAGCTACTGGGCGCGAGCAGTGGGCCTTCGAGACAGATAGCATGGTACACTCGGTGACGGTAGTGGATGGCACCATCTACATTGGGAGTGAGGATGGGATGGTCTACGCGCTGGATGGCTCAGGGACCGAGCTGTCCGGAAAAACTGAGCAGGCAGAGAACAAGACACAGATCTATCAAGCGTGTGCACGGTGTGGAGCCGATCTTTCTGACCACGACCCACTGAATTTCTGCCCGGAGTGTGGCGCGAAACAGTGACTCTCCGATGTGAGGGAGACAGCACTCGATGAATCTGCGTGGTTGGCTATACCCTCGGTATCGCTGCCTGAAGCTCGATCGTTAAAACGGAGGACAGATTGCTCATAGCGGCCTCGGTACACAAATCCGGTGCAGACGGTGGTATCGGAAGCAGAATTAGACTCCCTGGTGGAGTCAATCTATTCCGTCTTACGGACCATGTCCCGTCTCACGGACCACTTCTATAAATAGTTTATAACGAGACGGCATTCTGTTTAATCGGCGGCGGCTTCAGCGTCTCCATACCCGTGGTCGGTTGTCGGCCGTGTTCCAACCGTCGTGTGCCACCTGCCGTGGGCGATTTCGTCAGTCAGGCCATATCACGTCGCGCGCGGATGGTCGCGAAGATTGCATCGGCAAGTGACTCGCCGAGTGGCGAACACTCGAGTCGTTCCGTGCCGTGGCTGTCGCGGTACCGGCCGATGAGCCCGGCGTCGGCCAGCTGCTGGATGTCGTCGGCGAGGGCGGTGGGTGAGCGGTCAAACTGGTTGGCGAGTTGGGTGGTCGCCGTTGGGCCGGTCGTCAGCAGGTGGTGCATGATGGTGAATCGGGTTGGGCTGCCGAGAGCAGCCAAGCGGGCGACTTCTCGATTGAGATCGAGGTCGTCACCGAGGAGGGCCGTCTCGATGTGTTCGCGGGCGTTGGGAGTTGTCTGGTCGGCCATGGGTGGTTAGTGGTAATGTACGAGGAGTGGGTGTGTAAGCGAGGGGTTTGGATGGGACGGTGGGGCAGTGGCCGACTCACTCGGCATAGCATCGGTCCTCAGCGAGTTCCGCCCCGGTGTAGTGGCGGGGAATCTCGCGTTCGCCAAGGAGTGCGTGGAATTGTTGTGGCGTTCGGTCTGCGAGTTCGCGTGCGTTCGCGAACGAGAGCAGATTCTGCGCGTACAGTGCGATGGCGAGTTCCTGCACGAGTCGCTGTGACCGCTCCTCTTCGGGTAGTCGTAGTGCGTCGTATATTGTATCGTCAATTTCGATTGTCGGCATGGGTACGTGTTCGTGATTTCGGCTGGTGAATGTTTGGCAGACACTGGGTGGCAATCGTTGTTACTCGTGAGGTATCGTAGATGAGGGAGTGATTTGAATCAACTGCGGGGGCAGCGTCCTAAGTCCTGCAGTAGACCTCGTTCCAGTGGAACACAGTATACGCTATTGGTAGTGGAGTAGTCCCTTCGACGGTATTAGTGTGAGGAAGCATTCGCTACTCGGGAAAGAATGACATAAACACACCCGTGAGGGTATCCAAACCATGGATCTCAGTGCACTTGTCTCAACGGCACAGTTTGGCTATTCGTATCTGACTGGACAGGAATCGACGACTGAAGCTCGGCGGGAACTATTTGATGCAGTTGTTGGGCAAGAAAGTTCAATCACGCCC is drawn from Halosegnis longus and contains these coding sequences:
- a CDS encoding NosD domain-containing protein — encoded protein: MLDVSRVVMQSFGGMMRDNSTPDKLRALLLAALMVVSVFGASITFAGAAVGQSAGNTYVVDAAGNTGFDTIQGALDSEDVGTDDTVVVEGYDGTYDAFTVPESDVTIRAAEGDRPEIDVTQSGIGPSDGTSIIGFDIDLEDGTTIYTKGDGFTLTDNVISISPTSNYGLRVGDAANVEIRGNDFVQREVTGETTPQGILLSSTTDALVVDNTFDGNAAGQGILVSNNAGDTTGATLRDNDITGFEQGIFLYENADEISDVTVESNTVTGAASESFLTFDATGSDGFTGINGEDQSTAQLEAVYDANTVTNVTIGDTSRSDSEGSPSVTEAVLRDNNDDGSIDTVDVTVDEPVDDSTLNTTDFEVGGVTPESVSTGDSPYDKAFTLTVARDADISTGSVEVALADGPEVTDLAGNALQAIDQSVVVDEAAPNVEVLTPSERTLVDSTDVLDVSYRYTESGDSVQDVTVTLTQADGDASYTYAVDSSQYAGDGTTKSLALDLDKNDETLADGAYTVSVEVTDDNGETVSGTTAEPHVVVDDEPPEVFNVNVDPDSDVGTDAEVDVSYTYQDVTNAASVTIHVVAEDTVPAFAAGDFENADFSQVTKDIDNGNTDQTVSVDLSTLEVIEDNSDYQVFVTATDENGNTNLDTDADPIVDQTPAGVDVNAEAPGFEAVNANVGSDTVTVTFTEAVVAGDGDEALDRSDFAYQDNAGPASSITGVERIAPDTVQLTLDAAVDSEDLSNDLISVRAEQVVDTDGENARPVPSGATIALADTSAPSEPTLTADGPVNAENVESYGPVTVDIGDTVGDVELTVTDGETMVTREQTDVTGEVSFTELDLSELADGELTVTATVTDASSQSASDDAVIEKDTVAPELLNAEVDAGTSVVQLTTSELLETASTEVISVSGEEYTVDSVADPIIIDTDSDDEDEVVYPVTLSQAVPPEDLEQLTVESSATDAAGNPVTGSVTIDDTTGPSVISATAAVGETSIVVETSEPLGVEETTASTFTYTDESGGDATTVTGAEELSATEFRLTLDSPVSPADTGTDTVSLAAGVSDLAGNERLNAPFVLEGVGDVPDLRLSADDTTLTVTVVSDQPIADTLGGPVSVAETNREFTAVEGFELEDRFTESISPDSFTEQSAGVYTATVEAPEDSSYTASALVGEADQTATAVVDTEAPAPTDAVLLGVSSAAQLDDTRNTPRVRVLFSEPIQASEVSPDDVSVEGFNGDIVAVQNAGSFGALEIVLEGELRTGDTPDVTIAGDSYTDLAGTAGESEGATTIHTDVLELEEGVNFVSVPAASGGLNIEALPTESIESISRYDAADNEFDVYVPGAPDNSFSQLEGGEGYIVRMTADASVPINVNNVPAGADAPNSVDLTEGYNLVGHFQEDHQTVETALSSVTADQDGSFEDVVFRVLRQDESSDGFSYESYRADEFDQLERGEAYFVFVTSDQTYTEAPMRGGVYNEA
- a CDS encoding winged helix-turn-helix domain-containing protein — translated: MSDTPSSSDGPDEFPTEEELSEDPVTVDDIDPFNTADDDFESIDDFAAAEWKSETTTDERIRTVIDRTTTPKSASDIAETALVSETKARTTLNKLADEGIVKTQQTDSGKLYTRDPEWHLLKQIRQLASSETLVDQIQRVKQEIAGYKDKYDATDPEELLVSDKELDQNELSDVSHWRTAERELSHLRAAYRLKEAKDQASIVTDPADKQTEKQATNSTGNRSPRQ
- a CDS encoding outer membrane protein assembly factor BamB family protein, which gives rise to MKTTDSKTAEPTNSDQDTESEGSDRATVGVDLNAPENYPKGGPGVVGVTTTGRTQTEYSYTVLFGDETLDTISGQIDEGDIYDERYSVEFDQEDSVELRVEGDPSVIQEKSRTISLVEPRHEWNQYGGTVKNTFSNLRSWGPHLEATHQWTSEESTYGQPVVCENKLYVCSTDEGSSLACLSLDTGDKRWEVETDGVFEGATINDGIIYLTEINAGAKTRAVTTDGDDVWEFEHDTYSNEQRSGNHTPQSALTYHVPVVTGDTVFVHSPEEGVFALHKRDGSVIWNTSDVRSICSLSADSERIYGAGPLTGDKSQTSGQEQWIWSIHQETGDVAWTARTNVTTNPDRYVGPDDEQYDPAFRFTPPSIHDGSVHIGTSHRVTARGREGGPIDDGNNNHLFKIDAESGEIEYKTEVSHYVPPPGPGIIRVGVSAPLSTFLDFVLCKPFYSDRWYWMSPEGVKTRFISDVLYNADLAVPRNVAPVSMANGVYFLSLDNNLVQIDNVGEPHEIVEDVDRFADGLIIGDSKIVVSGSAGIRVHAQDAD
- a CDS encoding outer membrane protein assembly factor BamB family protein codes for the protein MLDRTVQMYNPTHRFDTSAETALPDDPTVAWSHEFQGPVREVAVWNESVYIAAGDGIVTTDKHGNLQWAFESYWSVRSSPAVVDGTVYVGIEDVYALDAATGLKQWAFQETDKWVPSSPAVVAGTVFIGDGNGTIYAVDGNTGTQQWAVQTDGTVRSSPAVVDGSVYVGSNDGTVYALDAATGREEWTFRTDGSVYSSPSVVGGTVYVGSNDETVYALDAATGREQWAFKTDDWVTSSPAVVDGIVYVGSNDGTVYALDAATGREQWAFHADRQVSLSPAVVSDTVYVGIDDVHAVDAATGREQWAFETDSMVHSVTVVDGTIYIGSEDGMVYALDGSGTELSGKTEQAENKTQIYQACARCGADLSDHDPLNFCPECGAKQ
- a CDS encoding winged helix-turn-helix domain-containing protein, which encodes MADQTTPNAREHIETALLGDDLDLNREVARLAALGSPTRFTIMHHLLTTGPTATTQLANQFDRSPTALADDIQQLADAGLIGRYRDSHGTERLECSPLGESLADAIFATIRARRDMA
- a CDS encoding UPF0175 family protein; its protein translation is MPTIEIDDTIYDALRLPEEERSQRLVQELAIALYAQNLLSFANARELADRTPQQFHALLGEREIPRHYTGAELAEDRCYAE